In Xanthomonas sp. SI, the following are encoded in one genomic region:
- a CDS encoding PA4780 family RIO1-like protein kinase: MKTPQGLQPLIEDGVIDSVLRPLKSGKEAAVYVVQAGAEVLCAKVYKDMAQRSFQARVQYQEGRKVRGSRQARAMGKATKFGRREQEAAWKDTEANTLYQLVDAGVHVPQPRGYFHGVLLMDLVTDADGQSAPRLGEVELEPEQARAFHMQLIGDVVKMLCLGLVHGDLSEYNVLVAAEGPVVIDFPQVVSAAGNNAARDMLLRDVHNLRDCLGRFAPELNETHYGEEMWALYEKGELRPDSTLSGRFVFDTRRADVRAVRDSIEDARQEAIIRQQGREAAADED; encoded by the coding sequence ATGAAAACCCCCCAGGGCCTGCAGCCGCTGATCGAGGACGGCGTCATCGACAGCGTGCTGCGCCCGCTCAAGAGTGGCAAGGAGGCCGCCGTGTACGTGGTCCAGGCCGGTGCCGAGGTGCTGTGCGCCAAGGTCTACAAGGACATGGCGCAGCGCAGCTTCCAGGCGCGGGTGCAGTACCAGGAGGGCCGCAAGGTGCGCGGCAGCCGCCAGGCGCGGGCGATGGGCAAGGCGACCAAGTTCGGCCGCCGCGAGCAGGAAGCCGCGTGGAAGGACACCGAGGCCAACACCCTGTACCAGCTGGTGGACGCCGGCGTGCACGTGCCGCAGCCGCGCGGCTACTTCCACGGCGTGCTGCTGATGGACCTGGTCACCGATGCCGACGGGCAGAGCGCGCCGCGGCTGGGCGAGGTGGAACTGGAGCCGGAGCAGGCGCGCGCGTTCCACATGCAATTGATCGGCGACGTGGTGAAGATGCTGTGCCTGGGCCTGGTGCACGGCGACCTGTCCGAATACAACGTGCTGGTCGCCGCCGAGGGCCCGGTGGTGATCGACTTCCCGCAGGTGGTCAGCGCCGCCGGCAACAATGCCGCGCGCGACATGCTGCTGCGCGACGTGCACAACCTGCGCGATTGCCTCGGCCGCTTCGCCCCCGAGCTCAACGAAACCCATTACGGCGAAGAAATGTGGGCGCTGTACGAGAAGGGCGAACTGCGCCCGGACAGCACGCTCAGCGGCCGCTTCGTATTCGACACCCGTCGCGCCGACGTGCGCGCGGTACGCGACTCGATCGAAGACGCGCGGCAGGAAGCGATCATCCGCCAGCAGGGCCGCGAGGCCGCGGCGGACGAGGACTGA
- a CDS encoding efflux RND transporter permease subunit → MSRFFVNHPVVAWVMAIVVVLVGMLAIHALPIERYPQMAPPTITVRAAYTGASAQTVENTVTQLIEQSQQSLDHLLYMTSTSASDGTAQVNLVFETGTNADTAQVQVQNQLQSVMSVLPQAVQQNGLVITKSSGSLFEVVAFTSDDGSMDNFDVANYMESNIDDQISRVSGVGNIQPMGSEYAMRIWLDPEKLRKYALMPSDVENALQAQNTDVSAGEIGGQPAPRGQRLDATVTTRSRLHTPAQFGAIVLKSGPGGAAVHLSDVARIGLGPETYDSITRFNGKPSASLGIELNADANAVETSKAIDARLQELKQYWPHGYSYHIAFSTTPFVTTSIKEVVITLIEAVLLVVAVMYLFLQNWRATLVPTIAVPVVLMGTFGVLAAFGYSINTLSMFAMVLAIGLLVDDAIVVVENVERVMSQEGLPPKEATLRSMQQIGGALVGIVLVLTAVFVPMAFFNGVTGVIYRQFSITIAASMILSVLVAMTLTPALCVTILKPLHQGEAPIGSHGRLGRFFVWFNTRFGQLSERYRALVERVLGRRALSLLAYALLLVVTGVLLWRLPGAFLPDEDEGMLNVLVKLPADSTLEQTLAVTDRLTKAALHEPGVRSVLSSAGFSVTGAGQNVGMAFVRLKDWDDREDDADTIAAHLNQALADVPDAELFVTSPPAISGLGDASGFTFELMDYEGAGHAALVNARDKLLRLARHDPKLRDVRYASLEDAPVYAVKIDDDKAQAQGVDPGDINATLNSALGGDFVNNFIYKGRIKKVFVQGDAEARMAPQDLQRWTVRNASGDMVPMSAFTTSHWTSAPAALERYNGVSAMELTGQAVAGVSSGAAMDAMAELSKQLPHGFGYAWSDMAYQEKLSANQAPALYAISLLFVFLCLVALYESWTIPFAVMLAVPVGVFGAALLMTVRGLQNDVYFQVGLLTTVGLAAKNGILIVEFARELERRGEPLLAATLHAVQMRLRPILMTSLAFLLGVLPLVFSHGAGSAARHSLGTGVTGGTLASITLGLFFVPLFYVIVRSVVPGSKHPPLEATP, encoded by the coding sequence ATGTCGCGTTTCTTCGTCAACCACCCGGTGGTGGCCTGGGTCATGGCCATCGTCGTCGTCCTGGTCGGCATGCTGGCCATCCACGCGCTGCCGATCGAGCGCTATCCGCAGATGGCGCCGCCGACCATCACCGTGCGCGCCGCCTATACCGGCGCCTCGGCGCAGACCGTGGAGAACACCGTCACCCAGCTGATCGAGCAGTCGCAGCAGAGCCTGGACCACCTGCTGTACATGACCTCGACCAGCGCCTCGGACGGCACCGCGCAGGTGAATCTGGTGTTCGAGACCGGCACCAATGCCGACACCGCGCAGGTGCAGGTGCAGAACCAGCTGCAGTCGGTGATGTCGGTGCTGCCGCAGGCGGTGCAGCAGAACGGCCTGGTCATCACCAAGTCCAGCGGCTCGCTGTTCGAGGTGGTGGCGTTCACTTCCGACGACGGCAGCATGGACAACTTCGATGTCGCCAACTACATGGAATCGAACATCGACGACCAGATCAGCCGGGTCAGCGGCGTGGGCAACATCCAGCCGATGGGCTCGGAATACGCCATGCGCATCTGGCTGGATCCGGAGAAGCTGCGCAAGTACGCGCTGATGCCCTCGGACGTGGAGAACGCGCTGCAGGCGCAGAACACCGACGTGTCGGCCGGCGAGATCGGCGGCCAGCCGGCGCCGCGCGGGCAACGCCTGGATGCCACCGTGACCACGCGCAGCCGCCTGCACACGCCTGCGCAGTTCGGCGCGATCGTGCTCAAGAGCGGTCCCGGCGGCGCGGCGGTGCATCTGTCCGACGTGGCCAGGATCGGCCTGGGCCCGGAAACCTACGACAGCATCACCCGCTTCAACGGCAAGCCGTCGGCCTCGCTCGGCATCGAGTTGAACGCCGACGCCAATGCGGTGGAAACGTCCAAGGCGATCGACGCGCGCCTGCAGGAGCTCAAACAGTACTGGCCGCACGGCTACAGCTACCACATCGCCTTCAGCACCACGCCGTTCGTGACCACCTCGATCAAGGAAGTGGTCATCACCCTGATCGAAGCGGTGTTGCTGGTGGTGGCGGTGATGTATCTGTTCCTGCAGAACTGGCGCGCCACGTTGGTCCCGACCATCGCGGTGCCGGTGGTGCTGATGGGCACCTTCGGCGTGCTGGCCGCATTCGGTTACTCGATCAACACCTTGAGCATGTTCGCGATGGTGCTGGCGATCGGCCTGCTGGTGGACGACGCCATCGTGGTGGTGGAGAACGTGGAGCGGGTCATGAGCCAGGAAGGGCTGCCGCCGAAGGAGGCGACGCTGCGCTCGATGCAGCAGATCGGCGGCGCGCTGGTCGGCATCGTGCTGGTGCTGACCGCGGTGTTCGTGCCGATGGCCTTCTTCAACGGCGTCACCGGGGTCATCTACCGGCAGTTCTCGATCACCATCGCCGCCTCGATGATCCTGTCGGTGCTGGTGGCGATGACTCTGACCCCGGCGCTGTGCGTGACCATCCTCAAGCCGCTGCACCAGGGCGAGGCGCCGATCGGCTCGCACGGCCGCCTCGGCCGGTTCTTCGTCTGGTTCAACACGCGCTTCGGCCAGCTGTCCGAGCGCTACCGCGCGCTGGTCGAGCGCGTGCTGGGCCGGCGCGCGCTGAGCCTGCTCGCCTACGCGCTGCTGCTGGTCGTCACCGGCGTGCTGCTGTGGCGCCTGCCCGGCGCGTTCCTGCCCGACGAGGACGAGGGCATGCTCAACGTGCTGGTCAAGCTGCCGGCTGACTCCACCCTGGAGCAGACCTTGGCGGTGACCGACCGCTTGACCAAGGCCGCGCTGCACGAGCCGGGCGTGCGCTCGGTGCTGTCCTCGGCCGGCTTCAGCGTCACCGGCGCCGGCCAGAACGTCGGCATGGCCTTCGTCCGCCTCAAGGACTGGGACGACCGCGAAGACGATGCCGACACCATCGCCGCGCATCTCAACCAGGCCCTGGCCGACGTGCCCGATGCGGAGCTGTTCGTGACCTCGCCGCCGGCCATCAGTGGCCTCGGCGACGCCTCCGGCTTCACCTTCGAACTGATGGACTACGAAGGCGCCGGCCATGCCGCCCTGGTGAACGCGCGCGACAAGCTGCTGCGCCTGGCCAGGCACGATCCCAAGCTGCGCGACGTGCGCTACGCCAGCCTGGAGGACGCGCCGGTCTACGCGGTCAAGATCGACGACGACAAGGCCCAGGCGCAGGGCGTGGACCCGGGCGACATCAACGCCACGCTCAACAGCGCGCTCGGCGGCGACTTCGTCAACAACTTCATCTACAAGGGCCGGATCAAGAAGGTGTTCGTGCAGGGCGACGCCGAGGCGCGCATGGCGCCGCAGGATCTGCAGCGCTGGACGGTGCGCAACGCCAGCGGCGACATGGTGCCGATGTCCGCCTTCACCACCTCGCACTGGACCAGCGCGCCGGCCGCGCTGGAGCGCTACAACGGCGTGTCGGCGATGGAACTCACCGGCCAGGCGGTGGCCGGGGTCAGCTCCGGCGCGGCGATGGACGCCATGGCCGAACTGAGCAAGCAGCTGCCGCATGGCTTCGGCTATGCGTGGTCGGACATGGCCTACCAGGAGAAGCTGTCGGCCAACCAGGCGCCGGCGCTGTACGCGATCTCGCTGCTGTTCGTGTTCCTGTGCCTGGTGGCGCTGTACGAAAGCTGGACGATCCCGTTCGCGGTGATGCTGGCGGTGCCGGTGGGCGTGTTCGGCGCGGCGCTGCTGATGACCGTGCGCGGCCTGCAGAACGACGTGTATTTCCAGGTCGGCCTGCTGACCACGGTCGGCCTGGCGGCCAAGAACGGCATCCTGATCGTGGAGTTCGCGCGCGAGCTGGAGCGCCGCGGCGAACCCCTGCTGGCCGCCACCTTGCACGCGGTGCAGATGCGTCTGCGGCCGATCCTGATGACCTCGTTAGCGTTCCTGCTTGGCGTGCTGCCGCTAGTGTTCAGTCACGGCGCCGGCTCGGCGGCGCGCCACTCGCTCGGCACCGGCGTCACCGGCGGCACCCTGGCCTCGATCACCCTGGGCCTGTTCTTCGTGCCCTTGTTCTACGTCATCGTGCGCAGCGTGGTTCCCGGCAGCAAGCATCCACCGCTGGAGGCTACGCCATGA
- a CDS encoding RDD family protein: MLDTYREVITPEGVPLHLPAAGAVPRALAWLIDLAVRFGVLTLMGLLLGALGGFGQGLYLVAMFLVFWAYPIVLEGWFGQTLGKKALGLRVVSRDGAPAGWTAAITRNLLRTVDMLPFGYAVGLIACLFDVHARRLGDMVAGTLVIHQPPRHETGLPPIASAAPPPLALLPAEQAALIAFAERAPRLAPARQLELATLALPLTQTPGQAGVLRLYAMANWLLGRR, encoded by the coding sequence ATGCTCGATACCTACCGTGAAGTGATCACGCCCGAAGGCGTGCCGTTGCATCTGCCGGCCGCCGGCGCGGTGCCGCGCGCGCTGGCCTGGCTGATCGACCTGGCGGTGCGCTTCGGCGTGCTGACCCTGATGGGCCTGCTGCTCGGCGCGCTCGGCGGCTTCGGCCAGGGCCTGTACCTGGTGGCGATGTTCCTGGTGTTCTGGGCCTATCCGATCGTGCTCGAAGGCTGGTTCGGGCAGACCCTGGGCAAGAAGGCGCTGGGCCTGCGCGTGGTCTCGCGCGACGGAGCGCCGGCCGGCTGGACGGCGGCGATCACCCGCAACCTGTTGCGCACCGTGGACATGCTGCCGTTCGGCTATGCCGTCGGCCTGATCGCCTGCCTGTTCGACGTGCATGCGCGGCGCCTGGGCGACATGGTCGCCGGCACCCTGGTGATCCACCAGCCGCCGCGCCACGAGACCGGACTGCCGCCGATCGCCAGCGCGGCGCCGCCGCCGCTGGCGTTGCTGCCGGCCGAGCAGGCGGCGTTGATCGCCTTCGCCGAGCGCGCGCCGCGGCTGGCACCGGCGCGGCAGCTGGAACTGGCCACGCTGGCGCTGCCGTTGACGCAGACGCCGGGCCAGGCCGGCGTGCTGCGCCTGTATGCGATGGCCAACTGGCTGTTGGGGCGGCGATGA
- a CDS encoding efflux RND transporter periplasmic adaptor subunit — protein MATGCSSTAQPPPPIKVGTLALTPHSLPVEQSLPGRTVAYEVSDVRPQVNGLLRQRLFAEGQDVQAGQVLYQIDPAPYQAAYDTARGQLAQAQAAVLAARPKAARYRTLVEQDAASKQDADDAQAALQEAEANVVAAQASLQAARINLGYTRVTAPISGTIGSSAYTAGALVTAQQDAALARIQRLDPIYLDVSQSSTQMLALRERLDAGQIKAADGKIAVRVRLEDGRFYPHPGTLEFVGSSVDPGTGGVTLRVVVPNPQHLLLPGMYLRALLPLASDPSAILVPQQAVTRDAKGEPLVKLLGAHNRVEERRIRTGDTVGHDWVVEAGLKPGERLIVVNGSRAEIGKPVVPYTVSAAQLEAAPAVPGDAQAD, from the coding sequence ATGGCGACGGGGTGTTCGTCCACTGCGCAACCGCCGCCGCCGATCAAGGTCGGCACGCTCGCGCTGACCCCGCACAGCCTGCCGGTGGAGCAGTCGCTGCCCGGGCGCACCGTGGCCTACGAAGTCTCCGACGTGCGACCGCAGGTCAACGGCCTGCTGCGGCAACGGCTGTTCGCCGAGGGCCAGGACGTCCAGGCCGGGCAGGTGCTGTACCAGATCGATCCTGCGCCGTACCAGGCCGCCTACGACACCGCGCGCGGGCAGCTCGCGCAGGCCCAGGCTGCCGTGCTCGCGGCGCGTCCCAAGGCCGCGCGCTACCGCACCCTGGTCGAGCAGGACGCGGCCAGCAAGCAGGATGCCGACGACGCGCAGGCCGCCTTGCAGGAAGCCGAAGCCAACGTGGTGGCGGCGCAGGCGTCGTTGCAGGCGGCGCGCATCAATCTCGGCTACACCCGGGTGACGGCGCCGATCTCCGGCACCATCGGCAGCTCGGCCTATACCGCCGGCGCGCTGGTGACCGCGCAGCAGGATGCGGCGCTGGCCAGGATCCAGCGGCTGGACCCGATCTACCTGGACGTGAGCCAGTCCAGCACGCAGATGCTGGCCTTGCGTGAGCGGCTCGATGCCGGCCAGATCAAGGCCGCCGACGGCAAGATCGCGGTGCGGGTACGCCTGGAGGACGGCCGCTTCTATCCGCATCCGGGCACGCTGGAGTTCGTCGGCAGCTCGGTCGATCCCGGCACCGGCGGGGTCACCCTGCGTGTGGTCGTGCCCAATCCGCAGCATCTGCTGCTGCCCGGCATGTACCTGCGCGCGCTGCTGCCGCTGGCCAGCGATCCGAGCGCGATCCTGGTGCCGCAACAGGCGGTGACCCGCGATGCCAAAGGCGAGCCGCTGGTGAAGCTGCTCGGCGCGCACAACCGGGTCGAGGAGCGGCGGATCCGCACCGGCGACACGGTCGGCCACGATTGGGTGGTGGAAGCCGGGCTCAAGCCGGGCGAACGGCTGATCGTGGTCAACGGCAGCCGCGCCGAGATCGGCAAACCCGTCGTGCCGTATACGGTCAGCGCCGCGCAGCTCGAGGCCGCGCCCGCGGTGCCGGGCGACGCCCAGGCCGACTGA
- a CDS encoding DUF2167 domain-containing protein, which yields MTKTLPLRGLLAAFLLALGATAGSAVAEEEHAQEEHAQEEHGQDGMSAEQFVASLHFQDGHIEVPQAKVHFELNHDFRYLGKDDARQVLETYWGNPPDDTVLGLIVPRQPALNEQGSWAVVVTYADDGYVSDEDASKIDYQDMLADMQKETREENTQRKEAGYESVDLVGWAVPPRYDAASKKLYWARELAFQGNDGHTLNYDIRVLGRHGYLSLNAIAGMDELPQVRAGMQQLLPMAEFDSGARYADHNPSTDKIASYGLATLIGGGLAAKAGLFAKLGLILAKAWKLVALGLMALAGGIGKLFSGRKRDGGTVR from the coding sequence ATGACCAAGACACTTCCGTTGCGCGGCCTGCTGGCCGCTTTCCTGCTTGCGCTGGGCGCCACTGCCGGATCGGCCGTGGCCGAAGAAGAGCATGCTCAGGAAGAGCACGCCCAAGAAGAGCATGGCCAGGACGGCATGAGCGCCGAGCAGTTCGTCGCCTCGCTGCATTTCCAGGATGGGCACATCGAAGTGCCGCAGGCCAAGGTGCATTTCGAGCTGAACCACGACTTCCGCTATCTCGGCAAGGACGATGCGCGGCAGGTGCTGGAAACGTACTGGGGCAATCCGCCGGACGACACCGTGCTGGGCCTGATCGTGCCGCGCCAGCCCGCGCTGAACGAGCAGGGCAGCTGGGCGGTGGTGGTCACCTACGCCGACGACGGCTACGTGTCCGACGAGGACGCCAGCAAGATCGACTACCAGGACATGCTCGCGGACATGCAGAAGGAAACCCGCGAGGAGAACACGCAGCGCAAGGAAGCCGGCTACGAGAGCGTGGACCTGGTCGGCTGGGCGGTGCCGCCGCGCTACGACGCCGCGAGCAAGAAGCTGTACTGGGCGCGCGAACTGGCGTTCCAGGGCAACGACGGCCATACCCTCAACTACGACATCCGCGTGCTCGGCCGCCACGGCTACCTGAGCCTCAACGCGATCGCCGGCATGGACGAGCTGCCGCAGGTGCGCGCCGGCATGCAGCAGCTGCTGCCGATGGCCGAATTCGACAGCGGCGCGCGCTACGCCGACCACAACCCGTCCACCGACAAGATCGCCAGCTACGGCCTGGCCACGCTGATCGGCGGCGGCCTGGCGGCCAAGGCCGGCCTGTTCGCCAAGCTCGGCCTGATCCTGGCCAAGGCCTGGAAGCTGGTGGCGCTGGGGCTGATGGCGCTGGCCGGCGGGATCGGCAAGCTGTTCTCCGGGCGCAAGCGCGACGGCGGCACGGTGCGTTGA
- a CDS encoding DUF4129 domain-containing protein, with protein sequence MRIERLDVVLRARSAWEAMELGSALVRRHAGAIWKPWLLVTLPLFALLNLGAWAIDQLWLASLALWWLKPVLDRIPLFVISRGVFGDVPSVRDTLRAQLRWGWRPMFGYLTWRRLSPARTVFLPLELLEGASAEQQRQRRRTLGGAVYGHALLLASVCWHFEAMLLLACIAAIAMFVPVDLLPETARAAWALIGDENPVWADVGLNAFGWLATTLIEPFFVGAGFGLYLNRRTEIEAWDVEMALRRLRDRLGGAAPLLLALVLLGVPGAALRAQSAAPGSEVPVATDPHALSPAPATEAPHDAANAADDGTAMGDPHKAQDDGDDEDEDAAEPAALDDIFNTVPAADARFDRAADRAYEDPLLSGKRSIGYWKKRDRNDDDEKKPDPDKLDPRFGKGLLASVAAAFAFVGEWGMWLLAGMLVLVLLLTAKHWLPWMRGSVRKRAPVETPVVHAPVLSAEPLPDDVATIARRLWREGRQRDALALLYRASVATVCERANLVLPPGATEAQCLRASRRLPDDADRSLFARMVRTWQYAAYAARLPDDDTFAGLLDELQQQYRWRA encoded by the coding sequence ATGCGGATTGAACGCCTGGACGTGGTGCTGCGCGCGCGCTCGGCCTGGGAGGCGATGGAGCTGGGCAGCGCGCTGGTGCGCCGCCATGCCGGCGCGATCTGGAAACCGTGGCTGCTGGTCACCCTGCCGCTGTTCGCGTTGCTCAATCTCGGCGCCTGGGCGATCGACCAACTCTGGCTGGCCAGCCTGGCGCTGTGGTGGCTGAAACCGGTGCTGGACCGGATCCCGCTGTTCGTGATCTCGCGCGGCGTGTTCGGCGACGTGCCCAGCGTGCGCGACACGCTGCGCGCGCAGCTGCGCTGGGGCTGGCGCCCGATGTTCGGCTACCTGACCTGGCGCCGGCTGAGCCCGGCGCGCACGGTGTTCCTGCCGCTGGAGTTGCTGGAAGGGGCCAGCGCCGAACAGCAGCGGCAGCGCCGCCGCACCCTGGGTGGCGCGGTGTACGGGCATGCGCTGCTGCTGGCCAGCGTGTGCTGGCATTTCGAGGCGATGCTGCTGCTGGCCTGCATCGCCGCGATCGCGATGTTCGTACCGGTGGACCTGCTGCCGGAAACCGCGCGCGCGGCGTGGGCGCTGATCGGCGATGAGAACCCGGTGTGGGCCGACGTCGGCCTGAACGCCTTCGGCTGGTTGGCGACGACGCTGATCGAACCGTTCTTCGTCGGCGCCGGCTTCGGCCTGTACCTCAACCGCCGCACCGAGATCGAAGCCTGGGACGTGGAAATGGCGCTGCGCCGGCTGCGCGATCGGCTGGGTGGGGCCGCGCCGCTGCTGCTGGCGCTGGTCCTGCTCGGCGTCCCGGGCGCTGCGCTGCGCGCGCAAAGCGCTGCGCCGGGCAGCGAAGTCCCGGTCGCGACCGACCCGCATGCGCTGTCCCCCGCTCCGGCGACGGAAGCGCCGCACGACGCCGCCAACGCCGCGGACGACGGCACCGCGATGGGCGATCCGCACAAGGCTCAGGACGATGGAGATGACGAAGACGAAGACGCTGCCGAGCCGGCCGCGCTCGACGACATCTTCAATACCGTCCCCGCCGCCGACGCGCGCTTCGACCGCGCCGCCGACCGGGCCTATGAAGATCCGCTGCTGTCGGGCAAGCGCAGCATCGGCTACTGGAAGAAGCGCGACCGCAACGACGACGACGAGAAGAAGCCCGATCCGGACAAGCTCGATCCGCGCTTCGGCAAGGGCTTGCTGGCGAGCGTGGCGGCCGCGTTCGCGTTCGTCGGCGAATGGGGCATGTGGTTGCTGGCCGGCATGCTGGTGCTGGTCCTGCTGCTGACCGCCAAGCACTGGCTACCGTGGATGCGCGGCAGCGTGCGCAAGCGTGCCCCGGTCGAAACGCCGGTGGTGCATGCGCCGGTGCTGAGCGCCGAGCCGCTGCCGGACGACGTCGCCACCATCGCGCGCCGGCTATGGCGCGAGGGCAGGCAGCGCGACGCGCTGGCGCTGCTATATCGCGCCAGCGTGGCGACCGTGTGCGAACGGGCAAACCTGGTGCTGCCGCCGGGCGCCACCGAAGCGCAATGCCTGCGCGCTTCCAGGCGCCTGCCGGACGACGCCGACCGCAGCCTGTTCGCGCGCATGGTGCGCACCTGGCAATACGCCGCCTACGCCGCGCGCCTGCCCGACGACGACACCTTTGCCGGTTTGCTCGACGAACTGCAGCAGCAATACCGGTGGCGCGCATGA
- a CDS encoding gamma carbonic anhydrase family protein — translation MNPIRPFLDKTPQLGARVYVDPACTLIGDVVLDEDVSVWPGTVIRGDVNHVRIGARSNIQDGSIIHVSHHSPFNKAGYSTLIGADVTVGHGCIIHACTIEDLCLIGMGACILDGATVKKYGFVGAGAVVGPGKTVGERELWLGNPARLARTLSDKEVESLHYSAQHYVRLKDRYLDMASPAPQ, via the coding sequence GTGAACCCGATCCGCCCGTTCCTGGACAAGACGCCGCAGCTCGGCGCACGCGTCTACGTGGACCCGGCCTGCACCCTCATCGGCGACGTGGTGCTGGACGAGGACGTGTCGGTCTGGCCGGGCACGGTGATCCGCGGCGACGTCAACCACGTGCGCATCGGCGCGCGCAGCAACATCCAGGACGGCAGCATCATCCACGTCAGCCACCACAGCCCGTTCAACAAGGCCGGCTATTCGACCCTGATCGGCGCCGACGTGACCGTGGGCCACGGCTGCATCATCCACGCTTGCACCATCGAGGACCTGTGCCTGATCGGCATGGGCGCGTGCATCCTCGACGGCGCCACGGTGAAGAAATACGGCTTCGTCGGCGCCGGCGCGGTGGTCGGGCCAGGCAAGACCGTCGGCGAGCGCGAACTGTGGCTGGGCAATCCGGCGCGGCTGGCGCGCACGCTCAGCGACAAGGAGGTCGAAAGCCTGCACTACTCCGCGCAGCACTACGTGCGGCTGAAGGATCGCTACCTGGACATGGCGTCGCCGGCGCCGCAGTAA
- a CDS encoding stage II sporulation protein M gives MRQEQFIARHQREWEAFETWLHTRGRKRPASADASAPDSAADAWRLADEDMPARYRRLCQQLALARNRGYSPLVTARLQQLMQQGHTELYRPPRPRWRRAAEFLFADFPQLVRSQAGCMAAATALFVVPLVTIFVLLQYRPELIHGLMDPMQVAQMERMYDPASAAHKLGRDSGDDWQMFGHYIMNNISIGLRTFASGLLAGLGTVLVLLFNGVTIGAVAGHLHQIGYGVTFWRFVAGHAPFELTAIVIAGGAGLQLGLKLLAPGRRRRIDALVEGGTIGAKLCLGVAFMLLVAAFIEAFWSSIGSLPAAVKYGVSGLLWTLVLVWLWRGGRGMAEAGDAD, from the coding sequence ATGAGGCAGGAGCAGTTCATCGCCCGCCATCAGCGCGAGTGGGAGGCCTTCGAGACCTGGCTGCACACGCGCGGACGCAAGCGCCCCGCCAGCGCGGACGCGAGCGCGCCCGACAGCGCCGCGGACGCATGGCGCCTGGCCGACGAAGACATGCCGGCCCGCTACCGGCGGCTCTGCCAGCAGCTGGCGCTGGCGCGCAATCGCGGCTACAGCCCGCTGGTCACCGCGCGCCTGCAGCAGTTGATGCAGCAGGGCCACACCGAGCTGTACCGGCCGCCGCGGCCGCGCTGGCGGCGCGCGGCCGAGTTCCTGTTCGCCGATTTCCCGCAGCTGGTGCGCAGCCAGGCCGGCTGCATGGCCGCGGCCACCGCGCTGTTCGTGGTGCCGCTGGTCACCATCTTCGTGCTGCTGCAGTACCGGCCGGAACTGATCCACGGGCTGATGGATCCGATGCAGGTCGCGCAGATGGAACGGATGTACGACCCGGCCAGCGCCGCGCACAAGCTCGGCCGCGACAGCGGCGACGACTGGCAGATGTTCGGCCACTACATCATGAACAACATCAGCATCGGCCTGCGCACCTTCGCCAGCGGCCTGCTGGCCGGACTCGGCACGGTGCTGGTGCTGCTGTTCAACGGCGTCACCATCGGTGCGGTGGCCGGGCACCTGCACCAGATCGGTTACGGCGTGACGTTCTGGCGCTTCGTCGCCGGGCATGCGCCGTTCGAACTGACCGCGATCGTGATCGCCGGCGGCGCCGGCCTGCAACTGGGGCTGAAGCTGCTGGCGCCGGGGCGGCGCCGGCGCATCGACGCACTGGTCGAAGGCGGCACGATCGGCGCCAAGCTGTGCCTGGGCGTGGCATTCATGCTGCTGGTCGCCGCCTTCATCGAGGCGTTCTGGTCCTCGATCGGCTCGCTGCCGGCGGCGGTGAAGTACGGCGTGTCCGGCCTGCTGTGGACGCTGGTGCTGGTGTGGCTGTGGCGCGGCGGACGCGGCATGGCGGAGGCCGGCGATGCGGATTGA